One part of the Mariniblastus fucicola genome encodes these proteins:
- a CDS encoding NUDIX domain-containing protein — protein sequence MSYTYDYPRPAVSADVVVFDSSTDSILLIQRKKDPFAGSWALPGGFMEMDEAADATAIRELKEETGLVVAQVEQIGAYSAVDRDPRGRVVTVAFMAEASTSESIAAADDAADAKWFPVDDLPELAFDHSQIISDCFSKSDKG from the coding sequence ATGAGCTACACCTACGATTATCCACGTCCAGCCGTCAGTGCCGACGTCGTCGTGTTTGACTCGAGCACAGATTCGATATTGCTGATCCAGCGGAAGAAGGATCCATTCGCCGGGTCGTGGGCGTTGCCGGGTGGCTTCATGGAAATGGACGAAGCAGCTGACGCCACTGCGATCCGTGAACTCAAGGAGGAGACTGGGCTGGTGGTGGCCCAGGTTGAACAGATCGGAGCCTATTCAGCTGTCGATCGCGATCCCAGAGGACGCGTTGTGACCGTGGCTTTCATGGCGGAAGCCTCGACTTCCGAATCGATCGCCGCTGCCGACGATGCTGCGGACGCCAAGTGGTTCCCGGTCGATGATCTGCCAGAACTGGCCTTTGACCATTCGCAAATCATTTCGGATTGCTTCTCAAAGTCCGACAAAGGCTAA
- a CDS encoding cation:proton antiporter domain-containing protein, producing the protein MEHVLLIAQQATEVVKTGPVAAAPLLKVATILVAGIVGGEIFAKLKLPKVTGWIGTGIFLRMLSLPAIATFMHSSLPEPVANFLSTLMDGFVARPETHSYFSPIANLVLSYITFTVGAALYLPNMRNAFKRIGLLLCFEAIITPTIVALTMFFIGRMFVGDSMSLTIALLLAAIAIAGAPGTTVLVVQEARAAGLLSRTLIGAVCLIDMVAVGVFVFMNSFVSSDSADIGSAVLMVLKEFGLSFLIGTLCAVISKLLIRTIVSPAFVGPLMVAVIMAAWGGAAFCGVNEILSAAFAGIMVSNLQHDNVRSAEAYLSAIGGVLFAIFYTFAGMKLDFTKVPTAAALVALFFLSRLLGKVISSYTAMSIAGVTDRVRNYLGLALLPHGGVAVGLIMLIGAQNRFDADTIETITTVGLSALAINQLLGPSATRFCLGRADEDHKDRPRLLDFLKEQSITVDLTGESKEEVVNTLATMLYSTNKLPITQEEFVTRVLRREVDETTCLGEGLMIPHAIIEEPEQETEITGVLGISSEGIDLGAPDGPVHAVLLLATPEHDRKRHLEVLAAFATAITRDVNMREQLYHARSAAHAYEVLHHEEAEDLNYFLEDAIERAGIRDDN; encoded by the coding sequence ATGGAACACGTTTTACTCATCGCCCAACAGGCGACAGAGGTTGTTAAAACCGGACCCGTTGCCGCGGCCCCGTTGCTGAAAGTTGCCACTATTCTGGTCGCAGGCATCGTCGGTGGCGAGATTTTTGCCAAGCTAAAACTGCCGAAAGTCACTGGCTGGATCGGCACAGGCATCTTCTTGAGGATGCTTTCTCTGCCCGCGATCGCGACGTTTATGCATTCAAGCCTGCCAGAGCCGGTCGCAAATTTTCTGTCGACGCTGATGGATGGGTTTGTAGCCAGACCTGAAACTCACAGTTATTTCTCTCCGATCGCCAACCTGGTATTGAGCTACATCACGTTTACGGTTGGTGCAGCCTTGTATTTACCGAACATGCGAAACGCGTTCAAACGGATCGGTTTGTTGCTGTGCTTCGAAGCCATCATTACGCCGACGATCGTGGCGTTGACGATGTTCTTCATTGGTCGGATGTTTGTTGGTGATTCGATGAGCCTGACCATCGCCTTGCTATTGGCGGCGATTGCGATTGCCGGTGCTCCCGGGACGACGGTGCTGGTTGTACAAGAGGCTCGCGCCGCCGGGCTGTTGTCGCGAACACTGATCGGAGCCGTTTGTCTGATCGACATGGTTGCCGTCGGCGTGTTCGTGTTCATGAACTCGTTTGTGTCTTCAGATTCGGCCGATATCGGGTCGGCGGTTCTGATGGTCCTGAAAGAATTTGGGCTCTCGTTTCTGATCGGTACTCTATGTGCCGTGATTTCGAAGCTGCTAATTCGCACTATCGTCAGCCCCGCCTTCGTTGGCCCATTGATGGTCGCGGTCATTATGGCGGCGTGGGGCGGAGCAGCGTTTTGCGGCGTCAATGAAATCCTGTCTGCCGCGTTTGCCGGCATCATGGTTTCGAACTTGCAGCACGACAATGTGCGTTCGGCGGAAGCCTATCTGTCTGCGATCGGCGGCGTATTATTCGCGATTTTCTACACCTTCGCCGGCATGAAGCTGGACTTCACGAAAGTCCCGACGGCGGCGGCGTTGGTCGCTTTGTTCTTCCTGTCACGTCTACTCGGCAAAGTTATCAGTTCATATACAGCGATGAGCATTGCCGGGGTCACTGATCGGGTGCGAAACTATCTTGGTCTGGCCTTGCTTCCTCACGGCGGCGTGGCGGTTGGCTTGATCATGCTGATCGGAGCTCAAAATCGCTTCGATGCAGACACGATTGAAACCATCACGACGGTTGGACTTTCTGCTTTGGCGATCAATCAGTTGCTGGGGCCGAGTGCAACACGATTCTGCCTGGGGCGTGCCGATGAGGATCACAAGGACCGCCCGCGACTGCTTGACTTTCTAAAAGAGCAATCCATTACCGTTGATTTGACGGGTGAATCAAAGGAGGAAGTCGTCAACACTCTGGCAACGATGTTGTACTCGACGAACAAGTTGCCGATCACTCAGGAGGAATTCGTGACCCGGGTACTCCGCCGTGAAGTCGACGAAACAACCTGCCTTGGCGAAGGCCTGATGATTCCTCACGCGATCATCGAGGAACCGGAACAGGAGACCGAGATTACGGGAGTGCTGGGCATCAGCTCCGAGGGCATCGACCTGGGAGCGCCGGACGGCCCGGTTCATGCCGTGCTTTTATTGGCGACGCCAGAACATGACCGGAAGCGACATCTGGAAGTTCTGGCTGCGTTTGCGACGGCGATCACGCGTGACGTGAACATGCGAGAGCAGCTTTATCATGCTCGTAGTGCTGCACATGCCTACGAAGTCCTTCATCACGAGGAGGCCGAAGACCTCAACTACTTTCTGGAAGATGCTATCGAGCGTGCCGGTATTCGCGATGACAATTAG
- a CDS encoding RidA family protein, whose product MTISRKLISSGSKFEKDFAYSRAVVQGNWCFVSGTTGYDYTSMCMPEHAVDQARNAFWTIEKSLSEGGFSLSDIVRVQYTVVKAEYADEVQPVLRRFLGDVRPAATMVVAGLIKPEMKIEIEVTALRGFAEREDEI is encoded by the coding sequence ATGACAATTAGCCGAAAACTGATTTCGTCAGGCTCAAAGTTTGAGAAAGATTTCGCTTACTCGCGAGCAGTCGTGCAAGGCAACTGGTGCTTTGTTTCTGGCACCACCGGCTACGACTACACTTCCATGTGCATGCCAGAACACGCCGTCGACCAGGCAAGGAATGCTTTCTGGACGATCGAAAAGTCGCTGTCCGAAGGCGGATTTTCGCTTTCCGATATCGTTCGTGTTCAGTACACGGTCGTCAAAGCCGAATATGCTGATGAAGTCCAACCTGTCCTGAGACGATTCCTTGGCGATGTCCGACCGGCCGCCACCATGGTTGTTGCTGGCCTGATCAAACCCGAAATGAAGATCGAGATCGAGGTCACGGCTCTGCGTGGTTTTGCCGAACGAGAAGATGAAATCTGA
- a CDS encoding SDR family oxidoreductase has protein sequence MTDAINLPPNSTFDSKGKTYILLTGATGLVGRYLLRDLILRKERVAVIARASGKLSARDRVESIMQYWENQLQRSLPRPIVIEGDICQENLGMSREDARWVASYCVETVHNAAILRFKAATRADEPFRTNLDGTANVIKFARGQGIPDFHYVSTAYVCGKTSERVMEDRLDAGQELRNDYEQSKFDAEKLVQSAKGFRNVTIFRPAVIIGDSKTGYTSTYHGLFLYLRLISMLVPHQQCDDSGTHMTPIRLPMQGDEPRNLVPVDWVSAVIAHVVCTPDAHGRTYHLTPEECTTAREVIDSCCNYFNSAGVVYAGPDAEPTPEDEFSRAIFENTRIYESYDTSDPEFDRTNVSKWAGHLPCPSIDEAMIHRFITFGETNRWGKSRVRTPQVEYWFEDELERIGKLAESIVGRLTATIDAPVTVGLDIKGEGGGQWTLAEIATGIRIVRGLPGEGSPILTIDGKHVAQLLDKFSSQDPESAFGLFADQFESTISLALR, from the coding sequence GTGACTGACGCTATCAATTTGCCGCCAAATTCCACCTTCGACTCGAAGGGTAAAACCTACATTCTGCTGACCGGAGCTACGGGCCTGGTTGGGCGCTACCTGTTGCGCGATCTGATTCTGCGAAAAGAGCGCGTTGCCGTGATTGCGCGAGCGTCGGGCAAGCTGAGTGCTCGCGATCGTGTCGAATCGATCATGCAATACTGGGAAAACCAGCTGCAACGAAGTTTGCCGCGTCCGATCGTGATCGAAGGAGACATCTGCCAGGAGAATTTGGGCATGTCTCGCGAAGACGCGCGTTGGGTGGCCAGTTACTGTGTTGAGACCGTGCACAACGCAGCGATTTTGCGTTTCAAGGCTGCGACCCGAGCAGACGAACCGTTCCGCACGAATCTGGACGGTACAGCCAATGTGATTAAGTTTGCCAGAGGACAGGGCATTCCGGATTTTCACTACGTTTCGACGGCTTACGTTTGCGGCAAGACTTCCGAGAGAGTCATGGAAGATCGGCTCGACGCTGGCCAGGAACTGCGCAACGATTACGAACAGAGTAAATTCGACGCGGAAAAGCTCGTGCAGTCGGCGAAAGGCTTTCGCAATGTCACGATATTCCGTCCGGCCGTCATCATCGGCGATTCAAAGACAGGATACACATCCACTTATCACGGACTGTTCCTGTATCTGCGATTGATTTCAATGTTGGTTCCGCATCAGCAGTGCGACGATAGCGGCACGCACATGACTCCAATTCGTTTGCCGATGCAGGGCGACGAACCGCGAAACCTTGTTCCTGTCGACTGGGTTTCCGCCGTGATCGCGCATGTCGTCTGCACGCCAGACGCACACGGTCGCACATATCATTTGACTCCGGAAGAATGCACCACCGCGCGTGAAGTGATCGATAGTTGCTGCAACTATTTCAATTCGGCGGGCGTCGTTTACGCAGGTCCGGATGCAGAGCCAACACCCGAAGACGAATTCTCAAGAGCGATTTTTGAGAACACTCGTATCTACGAATCTTACGACACCAGCGATCCCGAGTTTGATCGCACCAATGTTTCCAAATGGGCGGGCCATCTGCCCTGCCCTTCGATCGACGAGGCCATGATTCATCGCTTCATCACGTTCGGTGAGACAAACCGTTGGGGTAAGAGCCGCGTTCGGACTCCCCAAGTCGAGTACTGGTTTGAGGACGAACTGGAGCGGATCGGAAAATTGGCTGAATCGATCGTCGGTCGTCTGACTGCAACCATCGATGCACCGGTTACGGTCGGCTTGGACATCAAGGGCGAAGGCGGCGGACAATGGACTCTCGCCGAGATCGCAACCGGTATTCGGATCGTCCGGGGATTGCCTGGCGAAGGCAGCCCGATTCTGACGATCGATGGGAAACACGTGGCTCAGTTGCTGGACAAGTTTTCCAGTCAGGATCCAGAGTCAGCTTTTGGGCTTTTCGCAGACCAGTTCGAAAGCACGATCTCACTCGCGTTGCGATAG
- a CDS encoding ComEC/Rec2 family competence protein, protein MSNQPNHSNSKIDRRFRYEPMIPVTVCFAFGVFADRMLDFRGLLPILGGIFAWISWIVIRKTWPRRETLACCFLYITIFSSGALWHHSRWNWFPENEIGNFAADEFEASAIRGVLITEPVRVAAAAWNPTLDTMKPKERIRFQINVISVRSAGDWILASGTVRVSLFLSEQQSENRAPIKLPQCGDEVEVIGSLIGRRPTSNPGQFDFENHFRAKSQFATIFADSTDAVRRVQSSSSSTAGFRARVRASIDRQLHLRLAPDHAAFASAVLLGNRDQMDIAVRNRFLKTGASHLLAISGLHVGILASGFLLLLRLGLISRRNCLLLTIAFVVSYAWLVEFRPTVLRAAILICVMCGARLLGRTALSWGSLTTALMIVLIVNPSDLFSLGTQLSFLAISSIIIGKPWIFSAASQDPVDQLIARTRSDPVRWLRKIGREIRSAFCVSFLIWLMAIPLVAYHFHSIAIVAPLLNPLLLIPMALGLYFGMATIVCGATIPPIAFVPAAICGFSLGSIQWMIDVAAIHPAGHFWSSGPTGLAVAVFYLGVFLFAVIPSTKLPPRWCLLLGFGWLVFGWLVPDRIAEMNRTHAQQLEVTVIDVRHGSAALIKLPDGQNILCDCGSLSGSQNAARTISEVLWHERIDRLDAVIVSHADVDHFNALPELLDRFTIGSVWISPMMANDDAASVRTLRQALDQYSVPIRTVEGGNLISLATRSSSESSLTVEFLGPSNFAMSNLDAISDNALSVILCLRWNGRSILLPGDVEKIGLEALLGNPIEQVDFLVAAHHGSKNSDPKRFAAWCKPEFVVASCGAGRFGDFETQQFQQGHPCQVLSTNQFGAIRCVVDREGRLTVMTWTQGEWRQFNHL, encoded by the coding sequence GTGTCGAACCAGCCAAACCACTCCAACAGCAAAATTGATCGCCGGTTTCGCTACGAACCGATGATCCCTGTGACGGTCTGCTTTGCATTCGGAGTCTTTGCAGATCGAATGTTAGACTTTCGCGGGCTGCTTCCAATTCTTGGCGGAATTTTTGCATGGATTTCATGGATTGTGATTCGCAAAACTTGGCCGCGCCGTGAAACGCTGGCTTGCTGCTTTCTTTATATCACCATTTTTTCCAGCGGAGCCCTGTGGCACCACTCCCGATGGAATTGGTTTCCGGAAAACGAGATCGGAAATTTTGCTGCCGACGAGTTTGAAGCCAGTGCGATCCGCGGCGTGTTGATCACCGAACCTGTACGAGTCGCCGCGGCGGCGTGGAATCCGACGCTTGATACGATGAAACCGAAAGAACGAATTCGGTTCCAAATAAATGTCATTTCGGTTCGCAGTGCGGGCGACTGGATTCTGGCTTCGGGAACGGTGCGTGTTTCCCTGTTTTTGTCCGAACAACAGTCAGAAAACCGGGCTCCGATCAAGCTGCCCCAATGCGGTGACGAGGTCGAAGTCATCGGTAGCTTGATTGGAAGAAGGCCAACATCGAATCCTGGCCAGTTTGATTTCGAGAATCACTTTCGCGCCAAAAGTCAGTTTGCAACCATCTTCGCCGACTCGACCGATGCCGTACGGCGGGTTCAATCATCTTCCAGTTCCACGGCAGGATTTCGCGCCAGAGTCCGAGCCTCGATTGATCGACAGTTGCATCTGCGATTGGCACCAGACCACGCGGCTTTCGCGTCGGCGGTTCTATTGGGAAACCGCGACCAGATGGACATCGCAGTTCGCAATCGATTCCTGAAAACCGGCGCCTCGCATTTGCTTGCGATCTCCGGGCTGCACGTCGGAATCCTGGCAAGCGGATTCTTGCTTCTACTGCGACTGGGGTTGATCAGCCGTCGAAACTGTTTGTTGTTGACGATTGCTTTCGTCGTTTCGTACGCATGGCTGGTTGAGTTTCGCCCGACGGTGCTGCGAGCCGCGATTTTAATTTGCGTGATGTGCGGAGCGAGACTGCTGGGGCGCACCGCGCTGTCGTGGGGCAGTTTGACGACGGCGTTGATGATTGTCTTGATCGTGAATCCGTCCGATCTGTTTTCGCTCGGCACCCAGCTTTCGTTTCTGGCGATTTCATCCATCATTATCGGCAAGCCATGGATTTTCAGTGCGGCATCACAGGATCCGGTTGACCAGCTGATCGCTCGAACGCGTTCCGATCCCGTTCGATGGCTACGAAAAATTGGTAGAGAAATCCGATCGGCTTTTTGCGTCAGCTTTCTGATTTGGCTGATGGCGATCCCACTGGTCGCATACCATTTCCATTCGATCGCAATCGTCGCGCCGCTGCTGAACCCGCTGCTGCTCATTCCGATGGCACTCGGATTGTATTTTGGAATGGCAACCATCGTTTGCGGCGCCACCATTCCCCCGATCGCCTTCGTTCCTGCGGCGATTTGTGGATTCAGCCTGGGCAGCATCCAGTGGATGATCGATGTGGCTGCGATTCATCCTGCTGGCCACTTCTGGTCCAGTGGTCCGACTGGGCTTGCGGTCGCGGTGTTCTATCTGGGAGTTTTCCTTTTCGCCGTGATCCCATCCACCAAACTGCCGCCACGGTGGTGTTTGTTGCTGGGATTTGGGTGGTTGGTTTTTGGCTGGTTGGTTCCTGACCGGATCGCAGAAATGAATCGGACTCATGCGCAGCAGCTGGAAGTCACGGTGATCGATGTGCGACATGGTTCGGCAGCTTTGATCAAGCTGCCCGACGGTCAGAACATTCTCTGCGACTGTGGTTCGCTGTCGGGATCCCAGAACGCAGCCCGCACGATTTCGGAAGTCCTGTGGCACGAAAGGATCGACCGACTCGATGCAGTGATCGTTTCGCACGCCGATGTGGATCATTTCAATGCGTTGCCAGAACTGTTGGACCGATTCACCATTGGATCGGTTTGGATCAGCCCGATGATGGCAAATGACGACGCCGCATCAGTACGGACTTTGCGGCAGGCGCTGGATCAGTACTCCGTTCCGATTCGCACGGTCGAAGGCGGAAATCTGATTTCGCTTGCCACGCGATCTAGTTCGGAATCCAGTTTGACCGTAGAGTTTCTCGGCCCGTCCAATTTTGCGATGTCAAACCTCGACGCAATCAGCGACAACGCGCTGAGTGTTATCCTTTGTCTGCGTTGGAACGGACGAAGCATTTTGCTTCCCGGCGACGTGGAAAAAATTGGGCTGGAGGCGCTGCTGGGAAATCCGATCGAGCAGGTTGACTTTCTCGTTGCGGCTCACCACGGCAGTAAAAACAGTGATCCGAAACGATTTGCCGCCTGGTGTAAGCCCGAGTTCGTCGTTGCGAGTTGCGGTGCTGGTCGGTTCGGCGACTTTGAAACACAACAGTTTCAACAAGGCCATCCATGTCAGGTGCTATCCACGAATCAGTTCGGCGCTATTCGTTGTGTTGTTGATCGTGAAGGTAGATTAACAGTCATGACGTGGACTCAAGGCGAGTGGCGACAGTTCAATCATCTTTGA
- a CDS encoding glycosyltransferase has product MISFLAILLTLVVLLLSLTQTLLVIQYYWFHRDAQTEIESPVEPENFPKAAIILCLRGHEESTPECIAELIGQDYPDYQLHIAFDSPDDPAAKQVEDFFESHNSNVHLHFFEPQADCSYKCSGIVHVLDQLSDDVEIVAFCDGDAIVDVNWLRDLAIPMMQDASIGATTGNRWFAPYNHSIGALIRKHWNAAAVVQMQAYDIAWGGSMAVRKSTIERCNLREHWQTTFCEDTVITNLMKQQGLRLHRVPNLVVENREATTLSDCFEWIARQLLTVRLHHPGWPLVLGHGVATGLATIVAPIAAVLMFATGYTFAGRSVFIIWMVYQILNLVLLWVIERCNLAAIAQRNASEVVQSAPSSDMSLLALPGVQILHPLAVLKAFFMSTVKWRGVTYAIDANRVRVKESE; this is encoded by the coding sequence ATGATCTCGTTCCTGGCCATTTTGCTGACTCTCGTTGTACTTCTGCTGTCGCTGACCCAGACCTTGCTGGTAATCCAGTACTACTGGTTTCATCGAGACGCCCAAACAGAAATTGAATCACCTGTGGAGCCGGAGAACTTCCCCAAGGCAGCCATTATTCTCTGTTTGCGAGGCCACGAGGAATCGACACCCGAGTGCATCGCAGAGCTGATCGGTCAGGACTACCCGGACTATCAACTGCACATCGCCTTCGACAGCCCGGACGATCCTGCCGCGAAGCAAGTCGAAGATTTTTTTGAGAGCCACAACTCGAATGTACATCTTCATTTCTTCGAGCCGCAAGCTGACTGTAGCTACAAGTGCTCCGGCATCGTTCACGTTCTCGATCAGTTGAGCGACGACGTCGAGATCGTTGCATTTTGTGATGGAGATGCCATCGTCGACGTGAACTGGCTGCGCGATCTTGCAATTCCGATGATGCAGGACGCCTCCATTGGCGCGACGACCGGCAACCGATGGTTCGCCCCATACAACCACTCGATTGGTGCACTCATTCGCAAGCACTGGAATGCTGCGGCAGTCGTTCAGATGCAGGCCTACGACATCGCCTGGGGCGGTTCGATGGCAGTTCGAAAAAGCACGATCGAACGTTGCAATCTGAGAGAGCATTGGCAGACGACGTTCTGTGAAGACACGGTCATCACGAACTTGATGAAGCAGCAAGGCCTGCGCCTTCATCGCGTTCCGAATCTGGTTGTGGAAAACAGAGAGGCAACCACGCTGAGTGATTGTTTTGAATGGATTGCCCGGCAGCTGCTAACCGTACGCCTGCACCATCCCGGTTGGCCCCTCGTTTTAGGACACGGGGTTGCAACGGGTCTGGCAACGATTGTCGCACCGATTGCTGCCGTCCTGATGTTCGCGACGGGCTATACTTTCGCGGGCCGATCAGTGTTTATCATTTGGATGGTGTATCAGATCCTGAACCTTGTTTTGCTGTGGGTCATCGAGCGATGCAACCTCGCGGCGATCGCACAACGCAACGCTTCGGAAGTCGTACAATCTGCTCCGTCGTCCGACATGAGCTTGCTGGCTTTGCCGGGAGTTCAAATCCTGCACCCACTGGCCGTGCTGAAGGCATTCTTCATGAGCACCGTCAAATGGCGTGGCGTGACCTACGCGATCGATGCGAATCGAGTCCGGGTCAAAGAGAGCGAATAG
- a CDS encoding 3-keto-disaccharide hydrolase, with product MMQNSGTGKIHPFWTQFQLLIVCITTIFSASTDALAQAEPAGRSAASIKTAGLSQDEIDSGWIALFDGESTFGWRAASEANWTVEQGVVSVSEGDKGLLRTTSQFDNFELKARFKIPAETNSGIFIRTSPKPRDPAGDCYEINLASKKVSPFPTGTLVSRSKGEDVSNGNAAWFEQWHDIHISANGPKIIVHVDGQEVTNYTDPAGDKAIGRGYIGLQLNSGLAQFKSVRLKPLNVEPIFNGTDLTGWKTDQKLDSSFEVTEDGELQILSGRGQIESEATFGDFVFSMKCKTNADGLNSGVFFRSIPGEMMNGYESQIQNQFKDSDRSKPVDCGTGGIFRRSVARHVNANDKEWFSKTIIANGPRVAVWINGYQVTDWSDQREPDNNPRRGQRLEAGTIIFQGHDPTTDILIKNIGARELKPRNR from the coding sequence ATGATGCAAAACAGCGGTACAGGGAAAATCCACCCTTTTTGGACCCAATTTCAGCTGCTGATTGTTTGCATTACCACGATTTTTTCGGCAAGCACGGATGCTCTCGCCCAAGCTGAACCGGCAGGGCGTTCCGCGGCATCGATCAAGACCGCGGGGCTGTCACAGGACGAAATCGATTCAGGCTGGATCGCGCTCTTCGATGGAGAATCAACATTTGGCTGGCGTGCGGCGTCAGAAGCCAACTGGACAGTCGAACAGGGAGTCGTCTCGGTGAGCGAAGGCGACAAAGGACTGCTCCGTACGACTTCACAGTTTGATAACTTTGAGTTGAAAGCCCGTTTCAAGATTCCGGCGGAAACCAACAGCGGCATCTTCATCCGCACCAGCCCGAAACCTCGTGATCCGGCAGGCGATTGCTACGAGATCAATCTGGCCAGCAAAAAAGTCAGTCCGTTTCCAACCGGCACGCTGGTTAGCCGCAGTAAGGGCGAAGACGTCAGCAACGGTAACGCGGCATGGTTTGAGCAATGGCACGACATTCACATTTCCGCAAACGGCCCAAAGATCATCGTTCATGTCGACGGTCAGGAAGTTACCAACTACACCGATCCAGCCGGAGACAAAGCGATCGGTCGTGGCTACATCGGCCTGCAACTGAACTCGGGACTGGCTCAATTCAAATCCGTCCGACTCAAGCCGTTGAACGTCGAGCCAATTTTCAATGGGACGGATCTCACGGGCTGGAAAACGGATCAGAAACTGGACAGCAGTTTTGAGGTCACTGAGGACGGAGAGCTTCAGATTCTGTCCGGTCGAGGGCAGATTGAATCGGAAGCAACTTTCGGCGATTTTGTTTTCTCAATGAAGTGTAAGACGAACGCCGACGGTCTGAACTCAGGAGTCTTTTTTCGCTCGATTCCTGGCGAGATGATGAACGGCTACGAAAGCCAGATTCAGAATCAGTTCAAGGACTCGGACCGCTCCAAACCAGTCGACTGCGGCACGGGTGGCATTTTTCGTCGTTCGGTGGCCCGGCACGTGAACGCGAACGACAAGGAGTGGTTCTCGAAAACGATCATCGCCAACGGACCTCGCGTCGCGGTCTGGATCAACGGTTATCAAGTCACGGACTGGTCAGACCAGCGCGAACCGGACAACAATCCGCGCCGCGGCCAACGTCTGGAAGCCGGCACGATCATCTTTCAGGGTCACGATCCGACGACCGACATTCTGATCAAAAACATCGGGGCACGTGAACTCAAGCCACGCAACCGATAA
- a CDS encoding Y4yA family PLP-dependent enzyme, producing MSFATATENQLGEGTSKLRANCSGIVALSARLESWMTEALSNTPTEIVQSIEQFGSPLNVIATAPLVRNLRQLESVAAERDLPFKVFFARKSNKCLAFVDAAHQAGGGVDVASEQECRQALDRGVPGPDIICTAAIKTKALVELCVANQVTIAIDNRDELQRVREIAAASKATAEIAIRISGFVHDGEKLHSRFGFDVDEVQDLASSTLRSIDRKEVRVIGLHFHLDGYCSKQRVSAIRQCLPLVDHFRSVGLDVRFVDIGGGLPMSYLESEQQWNRFWREHRDALQSKRTELTYRNHGLGFLPVDGEVHGKRNTYPYWQNPVRAQWLQHVLDDSACAEQKADLEPNVPTIADALRDRSLQLRCEPGRSLLDGCGMTLARVEFVKQHHSGDHFVGVAMNRTQCRTGSDDYLVDPVVIRGQENDDQTQIEGYLVGAYCTESELISLRKLRFPNGIAAGDVIAIPNTAGYFMHFLESRSHQFPLAKNVLAENNSPLTWRLDEIDSEHAEK from the coding sequence ATGAGTTTCGCGACCGCAACTGAGAATCAACTTGGCGAAGGCACTTCGAAATTGCGAGCGAACTGCAGCGGAATTGTTGCGCTAAGTGCGCGACTCGAGTCCTGGATGACGGAAGCGTTGTCGAATACGCCAACGGAGATTGTACAGTCGATCGAACAGTTTGGCTCGCCATTGAATGTCATCGCCACGGCTCCTCTGGTGAGAAATTTACGGCAACTTGAGTCCGTCGCTGCGGAGCGCGATTTGCCTTTCAAAGTCTTCTTTGCCCGCAAGTCCAACAAATGCCTCGCATTCGTTGATGCGGCCCATCAAGCGGGTGGCGGAGTCGATGTGGCGAGCGAGCAGGAATGTAGGCAGGCTCTTGATCGGGGTGTTCCTGGTCCGGACATCATTTGCACCGCGGCGATCAAAACGAAAGCTCTGGTTGAACTTTGCGTCGCCAATCAGGTCACCATCGCAATCGACAATCGTGACGAATTGCAACGAGTGCGAGAAATCGCTGCAGCGTCGAAGGCGACCGCAGAGATCGCTATTCGTATCAGCGGATTTGTTCATGACGGCGAAAAACTTCATTCACGTTTTGGGTTTGATGTGGATGAAGTTCAAGACCTCGCCAGCAGCACCTTGCGATCCATCGATCGCAAAGAGGTCCGCGTGATCGGATTGCATTTTCATCTCGACGGCTACTGCAGCAAGCAGCGAGTGTCCGCAATTCGCCAGTGCCTTCCGCTCGTTGACCATTTCCGATCGGTGGGGCTCGATGTTCGTTTTGTCGATATCGGCGGCGGACTTCCGATGAGCTACCTCGAAAGCGAACAGCAGTGGAATCGGTTTTGGCGAGAGCATCGGGACGCGTTGCAATCCAAGCGGACTGAGCTCACGTATCGCAACCACGGGTTAGGCTTTTTACCAGTCGACGGCGAAGTACATGGGAAACGCAACACCTATCCCTACTGGCAAAATCCAGTTCGAGCCCAATGGCTGCAGCATGTTTTGGATGACAGTGCATGCGCCGAGCAGAAAGCGGATCTTGAGCCAAACGTCCCAACGATTGCGGACGCGTTGCGTGATCGTTCTTTGCAACTGCGCTGTGAACCGGGCCGCAGTTTGCTTGACGGTTGCGGCATGACCCTCGCCCGAGTCGAGTTCGTCAAGCAGCATCACTCCGGCGACCATTTCGTCGGCGTCGCGATGAATCGGACTCAATGTCGGACAGGTAGCGATGACTATCTGGTCGATCCGGTCGTGATTCGCGGTCAAGAGAATGACGACCAGACGCAGATTGAAGGGTATTTGGTTGGAGCCTATTGCACCGAATCGGAATTGATCTCGTTGAGGAAACTTCGGTTTCCGAATGGAATTGCGGCTGGCGATGTGATTGCGATTCCGAACACTGCCGGGTATTTCATGCACTTTCTCGAGAGCCGATCGCATCAGTTTCCGCTGGCGAAAAATGTTCTTGCGGAGAATAACTCACCGCTGACGTGGCGATTGGACGAAATTGACTCAGAGCACGCGGAGAAGTAA